The Virgibacillus dokdonensis genome includes a window with the following:
- the mntR gene encoding transcriptional regulator MntR — MPTPSMEDYIEQIYNLMESKGYARVSDIAEALEVHPSSVTKMVQKLDRDNYLNYEKYRGFILTTKGKKVGERLVFRHDLLEEFLQIIGVDHENIYNDVEGIEHHLSWNSIDRIGDVVNYFKEDKARVEELKRTHHEAELESNS, encoded by the coding sequence ATGCCTACACCAAGTATGGAAGATTATATAGAGCAGATTTATAACTTAATGGAATCAAAAGGATATGCACGTGTTTCTGATATTGCAGAAGCATTAGAAGTACACCCATCTTCAGTAACGAAAATGGTACAAAAATTAGACCGCGATAATTACTTAAATTATGAGAAATATCGAGGCTTTATTTTAACAACTAAAGGAAAAAAAGTTGGAGAGAGATTGGTTTTCCGTCATGACCTACTAGAAGAATTTTTGCAAATTATAGGAGTAGATCATGAAAATATTTACAATGATGTAGAGGGGATTGAACACCATTTGAGCTGGAATTCCATTGATCGAATTGGTGATGTGGTCAATTATTTTAAAGAAGATAAAGCTCGAGTAGAAGAATTAAAGCGCACGCATCATGAAGCAGAATTGGAAAGCAATTCATAA
- a CDS encoding DEAD/DEAH box helicase has protein sequence MKSIYIDKDDNFINELEDKLKKNTQLSSWELFSMAYAAEQTTMVPNFTGLRALEFLPHVTFLDHQIQTAERVVEQMNGRAILADEVGLGKTIEAGLVLKEYMIRGLVKKALLLVPASLVNQWEKELNEKFYLPAVAYRKNMSWEQGNIIISSLDTAKRVQHQDTILDLDYDFVLVDEAHKLKNHKTKNYQFVRSLKKKYCLLLTATPVQNELLEIFNLVSILKPGHLGSYDSFKASYGNDRKTMKQDLYLKQLVQKVMVRNTRKDTGLNQIKRHIETIWTEFPREEAEVYQALEESTMLLPSFSKITFLRELCSSREACYLSLKKLLEENPELESVQGVIEKIEQLPHHQKAGKVVELINSIGNEKVIIFTEYRATQFYLQYYLKQHGISSVPFRGGFKRGKKDWMRQLFKDHAQVLIATEAGGEGINLQFCNYMINYDLPWNPMRLEQRIGRIHRYGQEKDVFIYNFAIRNTVEEHIMKLLYEKIHLFENVIGDLDAILSELSIQNMEQEIEQIYTESETAGEAKIKLQNLSAIIEAEQQSNLEEKQYGDT, from the coding sequence ATGAAATCAATCTATATAGATAAAGATGATAACTTCATAAACGAACTTGAAGATAAACTTAAAAAAAATACGCAACTTTCTTCTTGGGAATTATTTTCCATGGCTTATGCTGCAGAACAAACTACCATGGTACCTAACTTTACAGGCTTAAGAGCCCTTGAATTTTTACCACATGTTACCTTTTTAGATCATCAAATTCAAACAGCTGAACGAGTTGTTGAGCAAATGAATGGTAGAGCTATTCTAGCCGATGAAGTTGGTTTAGGAAAAACCATTGAAGCAGGGCTTGTATTAAAAGAATATATGATTCGTGGCTTAGTTAAAAAAGCACTCCTTCTCGTACCTGCATCTTTAGTAAACCAATGGGAAAAAGAGTTGAATGAAAAGTTTTATCTTCCAGCTGTAGCTTACAGGAAAAACATGAGCTGGGAGCAGGGTAACATTATCATCTCTTCTTTAGATACAGCGAAAAGGGTACAACACCAAGATACTATTCTTGATTTAGACTATGATTTCGTACTTGTTGATGAAGCACATAAATTAAAAAATCATAAAACAAAGAATTACCAGTTTGTGCGCTCATTAAAAAAGAAATATTGTCTATTATTAACAGCTACACCTGTACAGAATGAACTTCTAGAAATTTTTAATCTTGTATCTATCTTAAAACCAGGGCATTTAGGTAGCTATGATTCTTTTAAAGCAAGTTACGGGAATGATCGAAAAACGATGAAACAAGATCTATACCTAAAACAATTAGTTCAAAAAGTAATGGTTAGAAACACTAGAAAAGATACTGGTTTAAATCAAATTAAGCGTCATATAGAAACCATCTGGACAGAGTTCCCTCGTGAGGAAGCTGAAGTTTATCAAGCATTAGAAGAAAGTACTATGCTACTTCCTTCTTTTTCTAAAATTACCTTTTTGCGAGAATTATGTTCATCAAGGGAAGCATGTTATTTATCACTTAAAAAATTGCTCGAAGAAAACCCAGAACTTGAATCTGTTCAAGGTGTAATAGAAAAAATTGAGCAATTACCTCATCACCAAAAAGCAGGTAAAGTGGTTGAATTAATAAACAGCATAGGAAATGAGAAAGTAATCATCTTTACAGAGTATCGAGCTACGCAATTTTACTTACAATATTACTTGAAACAGCACGGTATCAGTTCTGTACCGTTTCGAGGCGGTTTTAAACGTGGGAAAAAGGATTGGATGCGTCAACTTTTTAAAGATCACGCCCAAGTGTTGATTGCAACAGAGGCTGGAGGTGAAGGGATAAATTTGCAGTTTTGTAATTATATGATCAACTATGACTTGCCATGGAACCCCATGCGTTTAGAGCAACGTATTGGCCGTATTCATCGCTATGGTCAGGAAAAAGATGTGTTTATCTACAATTTCGCCATTAGAAATACAGTGGAAGAGCACATTATGAAATTATTATATGAAAAAATTCATTTATTCGAAAACGTCATTGGAGATTTAGATGCCATTTTAAGTGAGCTTTCGATTCAAAATATGGAACAGGAAATTGAACAAATCTACACAGAATCAGAAACAGCCGGTGAAGCAAAAATTAAATTACAAAATTTATCGGCTATTATTGAGGCAGAACAACAATCAAACTTGGAGGAAAAGCAATATGGTGATACATGA
- a CDS encoding YqhG family protein: protein MVIHDLNAFLHAFFKAHHCQILSNDNGVLSIQLTEELDKVLMNRPFYWHYMKKMGYTGDPMKLTLITNPDKRQEKGEWIHFGSPRLQQIIRYLQDTKKYTKLFQQLSPNKNTPLYPWLVTNIKISYQGKHKRDELFSIGLNLINGVMHAKMMDVLNTISLEKTIADYCYTLSPMIKMESGFKRIESVLDQYIENQEHQWAVDSLQALEEETKLLHHFYTEDMEDEMMKRELQEIQERFQPKILYQVINGGLFYLATETS, encoded by the coding sequence ATGGTGATACATGATTTGAATGCATTTCTACATGCTTTTTTTAAAGCACACCACTGCCAAATACTGTCCAATGACAATGGCGTATTAAGCATTCAACTAACAGAAGAATTGGATAAGGTACTTATGAATAGGCCATTTTATTGGCATTATATGAAAAAAATGGGCTACACCGGCGATCCCATGAAGCTTACATTAATAACGAACCCAGATAAGCGTCAGGAAAAAGGGGAGTGGATTCATTTTGGTAGCCCTCGTTTGCAACAAATCATTCGCTATTTACAAGATACTAAAAAATATACCAAGCTCTTTCAGCAGTTATCTCCAAATAAAAATACGCCTCTATATCCATGGCTTGTAACGAATATAAAAATAAGCTACCAAGGAAAGCATAAGCGAGACGAGTTGTTTTCAATTGGCTTGAATTTAATAAATGGTGTAATGCATGCAAAAATGATGGATGTATTAAATACTATTTCGCTTGAAAAAACCATTGCGGATTATTGTTACACGTTGTCACCAATGATTAAAATGGAAAGTGGTTTTAAACGTATTGAGTCCGTATTAGATCAATATATAGAAAACCAGGAACATCAATGGGCAGTTGATTCTTTACAAGCTTTAGAAGAAGAAACAAAGCTATTACATCATTTTTACACAGAGGATATGGAAGATGAGATGATGAAAAGGGAATTACAAGAAATTCAAGAACGGTTTCAGCCCAAAATATTATATCAAGTGATTAATGGTGGTTTATTTTATTTAGCAACGGAAACATCCTAA
- a CDS encoding YqzE family protein, with translation MSAKDYLQFVTEQVVTYLDMPKEKRRQRKETKKRQERLMTNKWFGVIPLALKMLRDTSNKQAK, from the coding sequence ATGTCGGCAAAGGATTACCTGCAATTTGTAACTGAACAAGTTGTCACTTATTTAGATATGCCTAAGGAAAAGAGAAGACAACGTAAAGAAACCAAAAAAAGACAAGAGCGTTTGATGACAAACAAATGGTTTGGTGTCATCCCTCTAGCTTTAAAAATGCTGCGTGACACGTCGAATAAGCAGGCGAAATAA
- the gcvPB gene encoding aminomethyl-transferring glycine dehydrogenase subunit GcvPB: protein MANRDFPLIFERSKTGRTGYSLPELDVPDMDLEAELPKSYIRTEAPDLPEISELDLMRHYTALSNRNYGVDSGFYPLGSCTMKYNPKINEDVARMDGFSHIHPNQPESSVQGAMEMMYDLQTALSEITGMDEVSLQSAAGAQGEWTALMMIRAFHEANGDFHRTKVIVPDSAHGTNPASATVAGFESVTVKSNDKGLVDLEDLKRVVGPDTAALMLTNPNTLGLFETEIEAMAQIVHEAGGKLYYDGANLNAIMGYARPGDMGFDAVHLNLHKTFTGPHGGGGPGSGPVGVTEELKPFLPKPILEKRGAAYRFNHDLPQSIGRVKPYYGNFGIYLRAYTYIRTMGAEGLKKASEYAVINANYLMRQLQEEYDLPFDQHCKHEFVLSGRRQKKQGVRTLDIAKRLLDYGYHPPTIYFPLNVEEALMMEPTETEAKETLDGFIKAMKQIAAEVRDEPELVQEAPHETIVKRMDETTAARKPILRYEK from the coding sequence ATGGCTAATCGAGACTTTCCATTAATTTTTGAACGTAGTAAAACTGGCAGAACAGGGTATAGTTTGCCAGAGTTAGATGTACCTGATATGGATTTAGAAGCAGAATTGCCAAAATCGTATATTCGAACAGAAGCACCAGATCTCCCTGAAATTAGCGAACTCGATTTAATGCGTCATTATACAGCTCTATCGAATAGAAATTATGGTGTAGATTCTGGTTTTTATCCATTAGGATCTTGCACGATGAAGTATAACCCTAAAATCAACGAAGACGTTGCACGGATGGATGGCTTTAGTCATATTCACCCAAATCAACCTGAAAGCAGTGTGCAAGGGGCAATGGAAATGATGTATGACTTGCAAACTGCGTTGTCAGAGATAACTGGAATGGATGAAGTTTCTTTACAATCTGCTGCAGGTGCTCAAGGCGAATGGACCGCTTTAATGATGATTCGTGCTTTCCATGAAGCAAATGGCGATTTCCATCGCACAAAAGTGATTGTTCCTGACTCAGCTCACGGTACGAACCCAGCTTCAGCAACGGTTGCCGGATTTGAATCGGTAACAGTGAAATCTAATGACAAAGGGCTTGTTGATTTAGAAGATTTGAAAAGAGTAGTCGGCCCTGATACTGCTGCATTAATGCTAACAAACCCAAACACATTAGGCTTATTTGAAACAGAAATTGAAGCAATGGCGCAAATTGTTCATGAAGCTGGTGGAAAGTTATACTATGATGGAGCAAATTTAAATGCCATTATGGGTTATGCGCGTCCAGGTGATATGGGATTTGATGCTGTCCACTTAAATCTTCATAAGACATTTACAGGTCCTCATGGTGGCGGAGGCCCAGGATCTGGTCCAGTTGGCGTGACAGAAGAGCTAAAACCATTTTTACCAAAACCAATATTGGAAAAACGAGGAGCAGCTTATCGATTTAATCATGATCTCCCTCAATCAATCGGGCGGGTAAAGCCTTATTACGGTAATTTTGGGATTTATTTACGTGCTTATACGTATATTCGTACAATGGGTGCAGAAGGTTTGAAGAAAGCAAGCGAGTATGCGGTAATAAATGCAAATTACTTAATGAGGCAATTACAAGAAGAGTATGATTTACCGTTCGATCAACATTGTAAGCATGAATTTGTCCTCTCTGGTAGACGCCAGAAAAAACAGGGTGTACGTACATTGGATATTGCTAAACGGTTGTTAGACTATGGCTATCATCCACCTACCATTTACTTCCCTCTAAATGTGGAAGAAGCTTTAATGATGGAGCCAACAGAAACAGAAGCAAAAGAAACGTTAGATGGATTTATTAAGGCAATGAAGCAAATTGCTGCTGAAGTAAGAGACGAACCTGAGTTAGTACAAGAAGCGCCTCATGAAACAATTGTTAAACGGATGGATGAAACAACCGCTGCTAGAAAACCGATTTTACGGTATGAAAAATAG
- the gcvT gene encoding glycine cleavage system aminomethyltransferase GcvT translates to MNELKQTPLYPIYEEYGAKVIDFGGWNLPVQFKGIKHEHEVTRTKAGLFDVSHMGEIEVKGPKSLEFLQRMVTNDVAKLTPNRAQYTFMCYEDGGTVDDFLIYKLKEDDYLLVVNAANTDKDYQWLLDNNDYVAEELAIENVSNCYAQLALQGPLAEEVLQSLTSADLSAIRFFRFETDIAFTGVEERALVSRTGYTGEDGFEIYIPTASGIALWKAILDAGKEKGVEPIGLGARDTLRFEAGLPLYGQELSPEITPIEAGLSFAVKVNKANDFIGKQVLQQQMEQGAKRQLVGLEMLDKGIPRTSYEVYDGETKVGSITSGTQSPTFQKNLGLALVSTASAELGTVLFVQVRKRQLKAKIVETPFYKRER, encoded by the coding sequence ATGAACGAGTTAAAGCAAACGCCTTTATATCCTATTTATGAAGAATATGGGGCTAAAGTTATTGATTTTGGCGGTTGGAACTTACCTGTTCAGTTTAAAGGCATTAAACATGAACATGAGGTGACGAGGACGAAAGCTGGTCTATTTGATGTATCCCATATGGGGGAAATTGAAGTTAAAGGGCCGAAAAGTTTAGAATTTTTGCAACGAATGGTTACGAATGATGTGGCAAAACTAACGCCGAACCGGGCACAATATACGTTTATGTGTTATGAAGATGGCGGAACCGTTGATGATTTTTTAATTTATAAGCTAAAAGAAGACGACTACTTGCTTGTTGTAAATGCAGCAAACACAGATAAAGACTATCAATGGCTTCTTGACAATAATGATTATGTAGCGGAAGAGCTTGCTATTGAGAATGTTTCCAATTGTTATGCTCAGCTTGCCTTACAAGGTCCTCTTGCAGAAGAAGTATTGCAATCGCTCACATCAGCAGATTTATCGGCAATCCGCTTCTTTAGATTTGAGACAGATATCGCGTTTACAGGGGTAGAAGAGCGAGCACTCGTATCCCGTACAGGGTATACAGGAGAAGACGGATTTGAAATCTATATACCTACAGCGAGTGGAATTGCGCTATGGAAAGCAATTTTAGACGCTGGTAAAGAAAAAGGCGTGGAACCAATCGGGTTAGGCGCTAGAGATACATTACGATTTGAAGCGGGTTTACCTTTATATGGTCAAGAATTATCTCCGGAGATTACGCCGATAGAAGCTGGATTATCATTTGCAGTAAAGGTAAATAAAGCAAATGACTTCATTGGTAAACAAGTATTACAGCAACAAATGGAACAAGGTGCAAAGAGACAACTTGTTGGTTTAGAAATGCTAGATAAAGGCATTCCAAGAACGAGTTACGAAGTTTATGATGGCGAAACAAAAGTAGGATCAATTACTTCAGGAACGCAATCACCAACATTTCAAAAGAATTTGGGTCTTGCTTTAGTAAGCACTGCTTCTGCAGAACTTGGAACGGTGCTTTTCGTCCAAGTAAGAAAGCGCCAATTAAAAGCAAAAATAGTAGAAACACCTTTTTATAAACGAGAAAGGTAG
- the comGA gene encoding competence type IV pilus ATPase ComGA, with product MNPAEVKSTRLLLEAIERDASDIHFSPLPTKTDIYLRIQSQRVFHKSIPTSSYQLLLTYYKFTSAMDIGETRKPQNGTIAFQLKGQAYDLRLSTLPVKHNESLAIRILPQQESLPLQQLFLFPQQLKILLGWLKNRSGLILINGPTGSGKTTTLYAIVEEMCRQHTLQAITLEDPIEKDIETILQVQINEKAGITYQAGFKAALRHDPDIILVGEIRDSATAAFAVEASLSGHLVLSTIHATNGLGTLYRLKSLGLKMDDLKQSLIAIASIQLLPFEIRKYGKRRAAILELLEPSQLIQYFQNDAQWTINSYHSFTHLRKKAFAYGYISKTSFEETY from the coding sequence TTGAACCCTGCAGAAGTAAAATCTACCCGTTTACTATTGGAAGCAATTGAGCGCGATGCTTCCGACATTCACTTCTCCCCTCTCCCAACTAAAACGGATATCTACCTTCGAATTCAAAGTCAACGCGTTTTCCACAAAAGCATCCCGACTTCATCATACCAGCTCTTGCTTACGTACTATAAGTTTACATCTGCTATGGATATTGGTGAAACAAGGAAACCACAAAATGGAACGATTGCTTTCCAATTAAAAGGTCAAGCTTATGATCTGCGTCTATCCACATTACCTGTGAAACACAATGAAAGCCTAGCTATTCGGATTCTACCTCAGCAAGAATCCCTTCCGCTTCAACAGTTATTTCTTTTTCCACAGCAATTAAAAATTTTATTAGGTTGGTTGAAAAATCGTTCTGGTCTAATTCTTATTAATGGGCCGACAGGAAGTGGAAAAACGACTACCTTATATGCGATTGTAGAGGAGATGTGTAGGCAACACACATTACAAGCCATCACGTTAGAAGATCCAATCGAAAAAGACATAGAGACAATACTCCAAGTACAAATTAACGAAAAAGCTGGAATAACATACCAAGCAGGTTTCAAAGCAGCATTACGTCATGATCCTGACATCATTTTGGTAGGCGAAATTAGAGACTCCGCTACGGCTGCATTTGCTGTCGAGGCTTCTCTATCTGGTCACCTTGTTTTAAGTACTATCCACGCTACTAATGGATTAGGCACCTTGTACCGCTTAAAAAGCCTCGGTTTAAAGATGGACGATTTAAAACAATCGCTAATTGCTATTGCATCCATTCAATTACTTCCATTTGAGATAAGAAAGTATGGAAAACGAAGAGCAGCCATCTTAGAATTACTTGAACCGTCTCAATTAATTCAATACTTTCAAAATGATGCGCAATGGACTATCAATTCATATCATTCATTTACCCACTTACGAAAGAAGGCATTTGCTTATGGATATATTTCTAAAACATCCTTTGAAGAAACATATTAA
- a CDS encoding rhodanese-like domain-containing protein, with protein sequence MEFLAILIVVLAAFLIFRFFRQRMYLTTLTEDQFREGYRKAQLIDVREPQEFKRGHILGARNIPVTQMKQRLVELRTDKPVYLYCQGGSRAARAAQLLHKKGYKNINVLKGGFKKWTGKIKQS encoded by the coding sequence ATGGAATTTTTAGCAATACTCATCGTTGTTCTTGCAGCCTTTCTTATATTTCGGTTTTTCAGACAACGTATGTATTTAACAACATTAACTGAAGATCAATTTCGTGAAGGTTATCGTAAAGCGCAGTTAATTGATGTACGAGAGCCACAAGAATTTAAACGTGGACATATTCTAGGAGCAAGGAATATACCAGTTACGCAAATGAAACAAAGACTAGTGGAATTGCGTACAGACAAGCCTGTTTACCTGTATTGTCAAGGTGGTTCAAGAGCTGCTAGAGCTGCGCAGCTTTTGCATAAAAAAGGGTATAAAAACATTAACGTGTTAAAAGGCGGTTTTAAAAAATGGACAGGAAAGATTAAGCAATCTTAA
- a CDS encoding IS4 family transposase, whose product MDNHTIKMVFKEYIHPLDTKVIQKMIDMEGVDKYVKKLDTIAYIRLFIYAQLKKSENLAVISQSVSRKKTVQRLVGIDSISKSQLSRKNRQIPHEIPEAILRHLIQKVQYTLGPVKAGKALLQLHLIDSSTISMCLSGYEWADFRETKAGIKMHTSIRLCNDTLSLDKMILTPARPADETQLDELIVYQLDVLHVFDRGYFNFAKFDAYSEKGIKFATRIKANTVVHVVEELLVDPSSPITRHAMVTIGNMKHPLQLIETTDSNGKPIRIVCNDAKRSAQEISDIYRNRWKIELFFKWIKQHLVITTLYGKSENAVYNQVYLAMITFCLIILMKNKIGFKGTLLEMLRWIKDGYDQSMATFILKVRKEPERESSGRRRWDNERIFAETLAQYETGDVLHLDDLTYDPFV is encoded by the coding sequence ATGGACAATCATACCATAAAAATGGTATTCAAGGAATACATTCATCCATTAGATACAAAAGTTATTCAAAAAATGATTGATATGGAAGGGGTAGACAAGTATGTGAAAAAGCTAGATACCATTGCCTATATTCGCTTATTTATTTACGCACAACTTAAAAAATCAGAAAATCTTGCAGTAATCAGTCAGTCTGTTTCACGCAAAAAAACGGTGCAGCGATTAGTAGGTATAGACAGTATCAGTAAGTCACAACTCTCGCGTAAGAATAGACAAATCCCACATGAAATACCAGAAGCTATTCTTCGTCATCTCATTCAAAAGGTACAGTATACACTAGGACCTGTGAAAGCAGGAAAGGCATTGCTTCAGCTGCATTTGATTGATTCATCGACTATTTCCATGTGTCTTAGTGGCTATGAATGGGCTGATTTTCGAGAAACAAAAGCCGGGATTAAAATGCACACTTCAATTAGGTTGTGCAATGATACGCTCTCGCTAGATAAGATGATTCTAACGCCAGCCCGACCAGCGGATGAGACACAGCTGGATGAATTAATTGTTTATCAGTTAGATGTGCTTCATGTATTCGATCGCGGGTACTTCAACTTTGCGAAGTTCGATGCCTATTCGGAAAAAGGAATAAAATTTGCAACGCGTATCAAAGCCAATACAGTGGTACACGTCGTGGAAGAGTTACTCGTGGATCCATCTTCTCCCATCACACGCCATGCCATGGTGACAATCGGAAACATGAAACATCCATTACAATTGATAGAGACAACAGATAGTAATGGCAAGCCTATTCGGATTGTGTGTAACGACGCCAAGCGCAGTGCGCAAGAAATCAGCGATATCTACCGAAACCGCTGGAAAATAGAGTTGTTTTTCAAATGGATCAAGCAACACTTGGTCATTACAACATTATATGGTAAGAGTGAAAATGCCGTTTATAATCAAGTCTATCTTGCAATGATTACCTTTTGCCTGATCATCCTAATGAAAAATAAAATAGGTTTCAAAGGAACCTTGCTGGAAATGTTGCGTTGGATAAAGGATGGTTACGATCAATCCATGGCAACCTTTATTTTGAAAGTACGTAAAGAACCAGAGCGAGAGTCCAGTGGACGACGAAGGTGGGACAATGAGCGAATTTTTGCAGAGACCCTAGCACAATATGAGACAGGAGACGTGTTACACTTAGATGATTTAACATACGATCCATTCGTTTAA
- the gcvPA gene encoding aminomethyl-transferring glycine dehydrogenase subunit GcvPA: MEFRYLPMTEEDKQAMLASIGVKDSEELFSDIPSNVRLNRPMDLKKPANEVDLKKELAQLASKNANLKQYTSFLGAGVYDHFIPSVVDHVISRSEFYTAYTPYQPEISQGELQAIFEFQTMICELTGMDVANSSMYDGGTALAEAVNLSAAQTKRKKILVSTAVHPQYRMVIETYAKGPNLEIVYIDTKEGKTDVEQLKTALDEETASVVMQYPNFLGQLEPMEEVQQLLENQKKTMLITSSNPLALGYLTPPAAFGADIVVGDTQVFGIPAQFGGPHCGYFATTKKLMRKVPGRLVGQTTDEDGVRGFVLTLQAREQHIRRDKATSNICSNQALNALASAVAMSSIGKHGLKKMATLNMKKARYAMKKLEESGFSTVKNGAFFNEFIIQLDKPIAEINEKLLTKGIIGGYDLAKDYPDMNGHMLIAVTENRSMEEINQFVKELRDIHG, encoded by the coding sequence ATGGAATTTCGCTATTTACCTATGACGGAAGAGGATAAACAAGCCATGTTAGCTAGTATTGGTGTCAAAGACTCAGAGGAGCTTTTTTCCGATATACCAAGCAATGTACGTCTAAATCGACCAATGGATTTAAAAAAACCTGCTAATGAAGTGGATTTGAAAAAAGAATTGGCACAACTAGCAAGTAAAAATGCAAATTTAAAGCAATACACAAGCTTTTTAGGCGCTGGTGTTTATGATCACTTTATTCCATCTGTTGTCGATCATGTTATTTCCAGATCAGAATTTTATACAGCATATACACCCTACCAACCAGAAATTTCGCAGGGGGAGCTACAAGCCATCTTTGAATTTCAAACGATGATTTGTGAACTAACAGGTATGGATGTGGCTAATTCCTCCATGTATGATGGTGGAACTGCTCTGGCGGAAGCTGTTAATTTAAGTGCTGCACAAACAAAGCGTAAAAAGATATTAGTTTCTACTGCTGTACACCCTCAGTATCGTATGGTGATTGAAACGTATGCAAAAGGTCCAAACTTGGAGATCGTCTACATTGATACAAAGGAGGGAAAAACAGACGTAGAACAATTAAAAACAGCGTTGGATGAAGAAACAGCAAGTGTCGTTATGCAGTATCCGAACTTTTTGGGTCAATTAGAACCGATGGAAGAAGTGCAACAGTTGCTTGAAAACCAAAAGAAAACGATGCTTATAACATCAAGTAATCCATTGGCTTTGGGCTATTTAACACCGCCTGCTGCATTCGGTGCAGATATTGTAGTAGGGGATACACAAGTTTTCGGTATTCCTGCGCAATTTGGTGGGCCGCATTGTGGTTATTTTGCAACTACAAAAAAGCTTATGCGAAAAGTTCCGGGTAGACTAGTAGGACAAACTACGGACGAGGATGGCGTTAGAGGGTTCGTTCTTACATTACAGGCAAGAGAGCAGCATATTCGTAGAGATAAGGCTACCTCTAATATTTGTTCCAATCAAGCATTAAATGCGCTTGCGAGTGCAGTTGCGATGAGTTCCATTGGAAAACATGGACTAAAAAAAATGGCAACTTTGAACATGAAAAAAGCACGTTATGCGATGAAAAAACTGGAGGAATCAGGATTTTCAACGGTTAAAAATGGTGCATTTTTTAACGAGTTTATTATTCAATTGGATAAGCCTATTGCAGAAATTAATGAGAAATTACTTACAAAAGGGATCATTGGAGGATATGATCTGGCAAAAGATTATCCTGACATGAACGGACATATGCTTATAGCTGTTACGGAAAACAGAAGTATGGAAGAAATAAATCAATTTGTTAAAGAATTGAGGGATATTCATGGCTAA
- a CDS encoding IS30 family transposase: MSYTHLTKTELVFIEEYHEFGLSGRKIANKLKRGHEAVYRVIRQLKEGLTAIDVYLQYQANKATCGRKKIQLTPNEKAYIHEKVRDGWTPDVIIGRNEKTISCSMRTLYRKFSSGEFNQNDLPMQGKRKPNGHQERRGKQKFRRTILDRDHDHPNYKKEFGHLEGDTIVGRHHKSAVITLVERLTKCIIAIKPAGRQATNIETSLNQWFERLPKHLFKSIIFDCGKEFSNWKSISNEQDVDIYFADPGTPSQRGLNEHSNGLLRKNGLPKEMDFNPVSQEYISEVALRRNNIPRKSLKYKTPMECFIDYVGQDFDKSMLSRLI; this comes from the coding sequence ATGTCCTACACCCATCTTACCAAAACAGAACTGGTATTCATAGAGGAATATCATGAATTCGGCCTTTCTGGTCGAAAAATTGCCAATAAATTAAAGCGCGGCCATGAAGCTGTTTATCGTGTTATTAGACAACTGAAAGAAGGACTTACTGCGATAGACGTTTATCTACAATATCAAGCGAATAAAGCGACATGTGGTCGTAAAAAGATTCAATTAACACCTAACGAAAAAGCCTATATTCATGAAAAAGTCCGCGATGGCTGGACGCCTGATGTAATAATCGGACGAAACGAAAAGACTATCTCCTGCAGCATGCGCACGCTTTATCGAAAGTTTTCATCAGGCGAATTTAACCAAAATGATTTACCTATGCAAGGCAAACGCAAACCAAATGGTCACCAGGAAAGAAGAGGAAAACAAAAATTTCGCCGCACCATCCTTGATCGTGATCACGATCACCCAAATTACAAGAAAGAATTTGGTCATCTAGAAGGAGATACCATTGTGGGACGTCATCACAAGAGCGCTGTTATCACGCTTGTTGAGCGTTTAACAAAATGCATCATCGCAATTAAACCAGCTGGTAGACAGGCAACCAATATTGAAACATCGCTCAATCAATGGTTTGAGCGATTACCAAAACACTTATTTAAGTCCATTATCTTTGACTGCGGGAAAGAGTTTTCCAATTGGAAATCCATCAGCAATGAACAAGATGTTGATATTTATTTTGCAGATCCTGGAACGCCATCCCAAAGGGGGCTAAATGAGCATTCCAACGGTCTTCTGAGAAAGAATGGGCTACCAAAAGAAATGGACTTTAATCCTGTGTCACAAGAGTATATTTCTGAGGTTGCACTCCGACGGAATAACATACCAAGGAAATCATTGAAATACAAAACACCAATGGAGTGTTTCATAGATTATGTCGGTCAGGATTTTGATAAAAGCATGTTGTCTCGCTTAATTTGA